The Coffea arabica cultivar ET-39 chromosome 2c, Coffea Arabica ET-39 HiFi, whole genome shotgun sequence genome includes the window TGTACAAACTACTGAAAGCATCAAAAAAGTTGGATTGGATCTGGGTCCTCTGCACTTCTAATGGCTAAGATCAGCCCATCCAATCTCGATCGCGAACAAACCTAGATTGTTGATTTAAATTTTTATCAATtcaaatttcacaatttttctttaattttcagcATGAGAAAGCAAAAGACAAATTTTGTAAACATTGAAACTGTAATTTATTTGGAACACACACCATGTAAGTgtatgaaaaggaaagaaacacaTTACACACAGATATATTCACACATTAATTGCACAAAATGGGGATAACAAGCTCAATATAATGCCATCAACAACaaacaaaacatatatatatatatatatatatatatatatatataggtcaATACACTTTATccctttggtttagtacttttttacataattttcctatagtttcaaaaactatacataaccccttcatggtttggattaaagtgttaaaGTGATGGAATTGATCATTGTAATGGAGCcaccaaaaatataaaaaatactttttatgtaaagttgaaaattatttattaatcaaggggggttatgtgtatattttgaaaatcataagggagtTATATAGTAAAGTATTAAATCATATGGagattatatggtaaaatataaaatcatacaGGTTAGTGTGTCATGTACTTATAAGGGTAATATCGACATTTTTAAATGTTCCATTACGAATGATCAATTAcgtcattttgacactttaattcaaactatgaaaatgttatatataatttttaaaactatagGAGGATTATGTAGAAAAACACTAAACCACgggataaagtgtaatttgcccatATATAAGTGCATTGCAGCTACATACAAATTCTATTAGAACTTGCATTGCTGAATTATTTGAACACAATTTGATCGCGATCCTGAGAATTAagcatatatatcaaatcgttgtGAATAAAGATGATGAGGAAGCCGAGGCTCAACAATGGTAACAAGCGGGAACTTCCTTGGTGTTGAAATCCCGAAGATTTCTTCCATGTCCAACTCCTCAGGATTCATATCACTTGGCAACTTCCAGTTGTATCCATGTAAAAGATTGGCCAAAGTGGATTGGACAACCTTAAGGCCTAAACTGTACCCCGGGCACATTCTTCTTCCAGAACCAAAAGGCAACAACTCGTAGTCTTGCCCTTTGACATCAATTTCCTTTCCAATGAATCTTTCAGGGTAAAATTCCTGGGGATCTTTCCACAATTCGGGATCCCTCCCAATTGACCAAACATTAATGAGAACTCGAGTTCCCTTTTGGATATCGTACCCTGCAACATTGCAATCTTCACGGGCACATCTTGGCACCAGCATTGGTACTACGGGATGCATACGCATTGTTTCCTTAACAATAGCTTCTAcataaggaaggtttgggatgtccTTCTCTGTTACCCATCGGTTCTGACCGATAACCCGGTCAAGTTCTTGGGTTGCCTTTTTGAATAATTCTGGCTTTTTCAGCAACTCTGAAATGGCCCATTCGACTGTCATGGCTGAGCTCTCGGTTCCACCAACAAGTAGGTCCTGGAGTTCATTCATTATTCAAAAAGATTTCAGTGCAATTATTAGAGTTCTCGGAATAATTTCTACTTTTAGTTCCACTGAGTAGTAGTTCCTGGAGTTCATTCATTACGCAAAAGTGCAGTTATTGAAGTTCTTagaataatatataaatatatatatatatatatatgtatatatatatatagtacaaATAGAGCCACTATACTTGTGTGAATGCCTTGACTCCATGCCTCTCCAGTTTCACCTCCGAAGTCTGATGCTCCGCAAGGTCCAGAAGGACATCCACCATGTCCTTGCTTACCCGATTCTGTTCGTCATTCCTCATCCTGGCCACGTTATGCTCGTCCAGGACATGCTCTAGAAACCAGTCGAATTTCTTGCTCAGGATTTTCATCCTCTTAATATATCCCTGCAAATCCAAGAAATTCAGCCAAGGTATCGAATCACCAATGTTAAAGACGCCATTCAGCAAAAGAAGCTCGTCCATCATCTTCACGAACTCTTCAGGCGTGATGATTGAGTTCTGATCAGACTCGTCCAAGTATCTTTTCCCTAACACCATCCTGCTAATTACGTTCAAGCTCATAGTTGTGAGATAATCTTTCAACAAGACAGGCTTGCCTAACGATTGGAACAGCCCCAGAAGAAGTGAGTTCATTTCTTCCACACGAATATGTTCATAGGACTCGAGTCTTTTTGCGCTGAACAATTCCATGAGGCACATCTTACGCGCCTGGCGCCAGTATGCTCCGTAAGGGGACCACATGATGCCAGAGCAGTTATAGCTAGTATACTTTCCGGCTGCAGTTTTGGGCCTATCAGCAAAAGTGACGTCCATGGTCTTGAGGAAAACTTTGGCCATCATCATGGAGGAGCCGACCACAACGGGGAAGGAGCCAAAACGGAGGTGCATTAGGGGACCGTATGTTAGGGAGAGTTGATGGAGTGAACGATGGGAGAGGCTGCCAATGAGGTTTAAGTTTCCAACGATAGGCCAGGGCTTTGGACCTGGTGGGAGGTTGAGTTTTTTCTGATGAAAACGCCTACAAAAGAGCGCGATGACCATCGTGGCAAGCCATGCGACTGCGTAGGCGGCCCAACTGGTGGTGGGGGTCAAAGAAATCTCCATTTCTTTTGGTGTGTGTGTGGAAGggtgttttaaatttttaatgagcaCGGAGCCTTGAAGGAACTAGCCGAGTAATTAACTACTAATGCCAAGAACTCATTGTTTACTATTATGAACGGTCTGTCGGCCAATGGTCAATTGAAATCAACGTTTTAAAAGGCAAAGGCATTGCAAATGGCACGAAAGGCCCAAGGCGCGAGGAATAAGCCccgcaaatttttattttgaaaaaaatatataaatatgatATATATTATTAAAAAGTCATTTGaagatataaataaatataataaaattagataaaattaaaaaaatttgtacaAATAAAGAATTATTATTGTATAACTTCAACTGATAATTTAAGAAACACGCATATTAACATTAGCTGCACCAAAAAGCAAAATAAGTAACATTACAAAAAGTTCAATCTTAAAAACAAACTAGTCACAATTCAAAAGTCACCACATTATCAAGCACTTAAATTACAAATGCATAAATTGAAGTAGACACAAAGTTCAAAGGTTAATTGTTTCAACAAACACACTTAACtagtataaaaaataaaataccaaattAGCAACCATATTGCTTATAATACATAACAAGGAATAACACCAATAATTAGAAATAAACTGACAAATAAAATGATACTATTCATCAAAGTCAATATCATCCATGTCATCATCTTTATCTAGTGTATATACACTAGGTACTTTTCTTTCAATAGTTGGTGgtggttttgaaattttcatcctatcaCAGGATCTAATCTACAGGTAACAACCTCATTTCCTTTATCTTTTTTGCCTAACCATATATtatattacaaaaaaattcatatCTAACTCATTCAATGTCTCAATATAAAAGGTAGTAAATTAGTAATAAAGTTGAATAttaaaagggcaaattacattttagccTCATGTGGTTTTCGTAAAAACCACATAACCACCCCATGATTCAAAAAGTTATATATAAACTCCCTGTGGTTTGGGTTGAAGTGTCAAATAGACGGAAAGCACCCACCGTGACGTTTCGTAGGCAAAATGTCCAAATTACCctaatataaatacaaaaaggaAGCAGATGAAGTcagatttttctaattttccctTGCATCTTTGTcgtgagaaagagagagaaaaacattACCGAGAATGAAGGAGAGAAAATTTAATCCAGAAAATTAAAACCATAGATCTACCATTGAAGATCAAAAAGTAGCTGTGAAAGAGTATCACGAAAGCTATTGTTGTGTCCGGTAAGTTTTTCGACATCAGCTTAGCATATGAGATGGAACTTGAGCATTTTGAATAGAAGCTGTCAGGCTTTGGGAATTTAATAAATCAGTGATTATAATGCTTAAGCGTTGATTAATTTAAGATTTTGCTGCTTTGGGACAACCTGTACTAGCAGTAGAAGGTAAAGAAGGAGAGGATGATGAAAAGGACGGAAAAATGGAGGGTTGGCACCACCTTACCAATCCAACCGATGGTGGGCTGTGGGAAAGCAAGCAGATGCAGGTGGTACACGTAATTCTTCCTGCCCAAATTCTGGTCTACCGAAACTTAGCAATATGACATCACTACCTTATTAATTGCAATTTGCCCAAATTACAGCCGATCTCAAACTTGCGAAGTACACTACTTGAGAAAGGTTactttaaaaaggaaaagaaaatgaaaagaagccAGCTTCAATGTTGTTCGAATTATAATCGGAATTGTGTCATTGTCTGGTTAGATCTAAAATCCAGCACAGACGAGAGAGGTGGGTGGTGGCCTAAGCGGCTTTGCCTAACCTATTTGAAATTATGATGGTTACATGGCCGCCACCCCTGTGGTGCTGAAGCTGACTCATGACGGCCCTGCTGCGGCCCTGCTGATGCAAATTACACGTCTTACTATTGCTAGCGAAAGCTTTTCCGGCCACCACCGCTTTTGATTTTTTCTCAATGTATATGTTCTAGGCTTTCTGGTTTGGTTTCTCCATTAAATGTATTGCCTTCACCAACATTCAATGGAAAGTCTAACTTCAAAGCTCTTTCGGTTGATGAAAAGAGACTAGGAGGGGAACACTTTTCATGTTTGCCCAGTTATGCATGGTACATAATTAAATTTCAAGTTTGTCCAATTATTTAGGTTTTTCCAGTTATACAAAGTACATAATTGTTGCAAATTATATTAAGCTGAATCATAAATATTGTATTCACCCATTCAAAATTAGATAAAGCTGTGTCGTATTTATCCATTCAAAAGTTTCTAAAGCAATTAGCAAGAGTAATTTTCGATGATACTGTAACTGTGAAGTGGATCCATGTAAGCAGACTTGAGAAAATAGACTCTCATCTAGAAAGAAAACGAAAAGTATAATTGTAAGTTACGGACTTACTGGATTTCTTTCTCCACCAGATTTTACCA containing:
- the LOC113740552 gene encoding trimethyltridecatetraene synthase, with translation MEISLTPTTSWAAYAVAWLATMVIALFCRRFHQKKLNLPPGPKPWPIVGNLNLIGSLSHRSLHQLSLTYGPLMHLRFGSFPVVVGSSMMMAKVFLKTMDVTFADRPKTAAGKYTSYNCSGIMWSPYGAYWRQARKMCLMELFSAKRLESYEHIRVEEMNSLLLGLFQSLGKPVLLKDYLTTMSLNVISRMVLGKRYLDESDQNSIITPEEFVKMMDELLLLNGVFNIGDSIPWLNFLDLQGYIKRMKILSKKFDWFLEHVLDEHNVARMRNDEQNRVSKDMVDVLLDLAEHQTSEVKLERHGVKAFTQDLLVGGTESSAMTVEWAISELLKKPELFKKATQELDRVIGQNRWVTEKDIPNLPYVEAIVKETMRMHPVVPMLVPRCAREDCNVAGYDIQKGTRVLINVWSIGRDPELWKDPQEFYPERFIGKEIDVKGQDYELLPFGSGRRMCPGYSLGLKVVQSTLANLLHGYNWKLPSDMNPEELDMEEIFGISTPRKFPLVTIVEPRLPHHLYSQRFDIYA